In Pseudoalteromonas translucida KMM 520, the following are encoded in one genomic region:
- a CDS encoding ketoacyl-ACP synthase III gives MPYAHITGWGKCIPPTSISNDEISKIVDTTDEWITSRTGIKSRRVSHVSTAELATVAAKHAIACAGIDAKDIDLVILATCTPSTMVANTASLVQKNIGAVGAAAMDTNAACSGFLYALQAATAQIQAGMIKKAVVIAAERMTWYVNWSRRDSAVLFGDGAGAVVLEAADTPAGLLATKTGCDSTDRDILHIENFGSDLNKYQPIGPSNLLFEGREIFKRAVKGMSEACDDVLAQANLSLDDINVLVPHQANLRIIQAIQHRLKVPDEKVMVNIGQYGNTSAATIAIALCEAVEQGLIKPHSNIMSAAFGAGLTWAASYIKWGERVTPISVSDAQLPPCDKTGLELVAPAVKACKEAEPT, from the coding sequence ATGCCTTACGCACACATCACTGGTTGGGGTAAATGCATTCCACCAACAAGCATTAGTAACGACGAAATTAGCAAAATAGTGGATACCACAGACGAGTGGATAACATCACGAACAGGTATAAAATCTCGCAGAGTTAGCCATGTAAGTACTGCAGAGCTTGCTACTGTGGCGGCTAAGCATGCTATTGCTTGTGCTGGTATTGACGCTAAAGATATTGATTTAGTTATTTTAGCCACCTGTACTCCATCAACTATGGTGGCAAATACTGCATCGTTAGTGCAAAAAAATATTGGCGCTGTGGGCGCTGCCGCCATGGATACTAACGCAGCTTGTTCAGGGTTTTTATATGCTCTACAAGCAGCAACAGCGCAAATACAAGCCGGTATGATTAAAAAGGCTGTGGTTATTGCTGCTGAGCGCATGACTTGGTATGTAAACTGGTCGCGCCGTGACAGTGCGGTATTATTTGGCGATGGCGCGGGTGCCGTAGTACTCGAAGCTGCCGATACACCTGCAGGTTTACTCGCGACTAAAACAGGTTGTGACAGTACAGATCGTGATATTTTACATATCGAAAACTTTGGTAGTGACTTAAATAAATATCAGCCGATTGGCCCATCTAATTTACTATTTGAAGGCCGTGAAATATTTAAGCGCGCTGTAAAAGGCATGAGTGAAGCATGCGACGATGTACTAGCCCAAGCAAATTTAAGCCTAGACGATATAAACGTATTAGTGCCACATCAAGCTAACTTACGTATTATTCAAGCCATTCAGCACCGTTTAAAAGTACCCGATGAAAAAGTAATGGTTAATATTGGCCAGTACGGTAATACATCGGCAGCGACTATTGCCATTGCACTTTGCGAAGCGGTGGAGCAAGGTTTAATTAAACCACACTCAAATATTATGTCGGCGGCCTTTGGCGCTGGCCTTACGTGGGCTGCTAGTTATATTAAATGGGGCGAGCGTGTAACACCTATTAGTGTAAGTGATGCACAACTTCCTCCTTGCGATAAAACCGGCCTAGAGTTAGTTGCTCCAGCGGTAAAAGCATGTAAAGAAGCAGAGCCAACCTAA
- a CDS encoding DsbA family oxidoreductase produces the protein MKTLKIDIVSDVMCPWCIIGYKNLEKALSELHGEINAEISWKPFELNPNMPPEGQDLNEHLTQKYGLTPEQSKDNRQRLIDAGKDANFTFNFDDKRMIINSFDCHRLLAWAATLNKQTELKLALFKAHFSDLVNLNEQSALLDIVASVGLDTDRAQEILAGGEFFQEVRSQQSDIQQMGITTVPTFIINEQYALTGGQPSAAFVQAFKQIAEEEAQQNAE, from the coding sequence ATGAAAACGCTTAAAATTGATATTGTGTCGGATGTAATGTGCCCATGGTGCATTATTGGTTATAAAAACCTTGAAAAAGCACTCAGTGAATTACACGGTGAAATAAACGCAGAAATTAGCTGGAAACCGTTTGAGCTTAACCCAAATATGCCGCCTGAAGGCCAAGATCTAAATGAACATTTAACGCAAAAGTACGGCTTAACACCAGAGCAAAGCAAAGATAACCGCCAACGTTTAATAGACGCCGGAAAAGACGCCAACTTCACGTTTAACTTTGACGATAAGCGAATGATAATAAATAGCTTTGATTGCCATCGTTTATTAGCATGGGCTGCCACTTTAAATAAGCAGACCGAGCTAAAACTGGCTTTATTTAAAGCCCACTTTTCTGACTTAGTGAATTTAAACGAGCAATCTGCTTTGCTTGATATTGTTGCAAGTGTTGGCCTTGATACAGACCGTGCTCAAGAAATTTTAGCCGGTGGCGAGTTTTTTCAAGAAGTACGCAGCCAGCAAAGTGACATACAGCAAATGGGTATTACCACTGTGCCTACTTTTATCATAAATGAGCAATACGCCCTTACTGGCGGGCAACCTAGCGCTGCATTTGTGCAAGCCTTTAAGCAAATAGCTGAAGAAGAAGCACAGCAAAACGCTGAGTAG
- a CDS encoding response regulator transcription factor has protein sequence MKILIIEDDINLASTLARRLTKYGFNCEIAHNQSEALLSARRFLPAIILLDMKLGNDNGLALIKPLRSLLTHAHIVLLTGFASIATAVEAMRLGANDYLTKPVDMATLLKALNQERDTVISLDVATTVMSPERLEWEHIQQVLHSNNGNVSSTARQLNMHRRTLQRKLQKKPVQH, from the coding sequence ATGAAAATATTAATTATTGAAGACGATATAAACCTTGCTAGTACCTTAGCAAGGCGGCTAACTAAATACGGTTTTAACTGCGAAATAGCGCATAACCAAAGTGAGGCACTGCTTAGTGCAAGGCGGTTTTTACCAGCTATTATTTTGTTAGATATGAAGTTAGGTAACGACAATGGCTTAGCGTTAATAAAACCACTGCGCAGCTTGCTCACACACGCGCATATTGTATTACTCACGGGCTTTGCCAGTATTGCCACCGCAGTTGAAGCAATGCGCTTAGGGGCCAACGACTACCTTACCAAACCTGTTGATATGGCAACTTTACTAAAAGCACTTAACCAAGAGCGCGATACTGTAATAAGCTTAGATGTTGCAACCACAGTTATGTCGCCAGAGCGTTTAGAGTGGGAGCATATACAGCAAGTGCTACACAGTAATAATGGTAATGTGTCGAGCACCGCAAGGCAGCTCAATATGCATAGACGTACATTACAGCGCAAATTACAAAAAAAGCCAGTACAGCATTAA
- a CDS encoding peptidylprolyl isomerase, with the protein MANTAHALHILVKHKEIAEDIITQLGKGAKFQTLAKKYSSCPSGKKGGDLGEFRRGQMVPQFDKIAFNGAILEPHLVKTKFGWHVIKVLYRT; encoded by the coding sequence ATGGCAAATACAGCGCACGCACTGCATATACTGGTAAAACATAAAGAAATTGCAGAAGATATTATTACGCAATTAGGTAAAGGTGCAAAATTTCAAACCTTAGCTAAAAAGTATTCGTCGTGTCCGTCGGGTAAAAAGGGTGGCGATTTAGGTGAATTTAGACGTGGGCAAATGGTGCCACAGTTCGACAAAATTGCATTTAATGGCGCTATTTTAGAGCCGCATTTAGTTAAAACTAAATTTGGCTGGCATGTGATCAAAGTGCTTTACCGTACTTAA
- a CDS encoding flavin reductase family protein, translated as MHFTKARIAALEKNTRTHFINSLSGFKSANLIGTQDSQGNTNLSIVSSVIHLGAHPPLIGMIMRPHSVPRHTFENILATGVYTINHVNSAIYQQAHQTSARYDKNESEFAATGLTAEYLNEFTAPFVQQSRLKYAVKYIEHQHLAVNGTELVIGEIMDVYLDEAALQSDGFLDLQAIDTVAISGLDSYHSTNKLIRLPYAKK; from the coding sequence ATGCATTTTACTAAAGCGCGCATTGCAGCACTTGAAAAAAACACGCGTACCCACTTTATAAACTCGTTGTCGGGCTTTAAAAGCGCTAACTTAATTGGCACTCAAGACAGCCAAGGCAATACTAACTTATCGATTGTTAGCTCTGTTATTCATTTAGGCGCGCACCCACCATTAATTGGTATGATAATGCGCCCCCACAGCGTTCCTCGTCACACTTTCGAAAATATTTTAGCAACCGGTGTTTATACTATTAACCATGTTAATAGTGCTATTTATCAGCAAGCACATCAAACCTCGGCGCGTTATGATAAAAACGAATCAGAGTTTGCTGCCACCGGCTTAACTGCTGAGTATTTAAATGAATTTACTGCCCCATTTGTACAACAAAGCCGCTTAAAATATGCGGTAAAATACATTGAACATCAGCATTTAGCAGTCAATGGTACAGAGCTTGTGATTGGCGAAATAATGGACGTATATTTAGATGAAGCGGCACTGCAAAGCGATGGCTTTTTAGACTTACAGGCCATAGATACGGTAGCTATAAGCGGGCTCGACAGCTACCACAGCACTAACAAATTAATCCGCCTGCCTTATGCTAAAAAGTAA
- a CDS encoding metal-dependent hydrolase family protein, with product MKTTLITTFTAITLALTTNMALAQQHKIIYAGSDMLGTEQTVKTEQTLVIVDDKISAIKSGYVSKNALGLPDAQVIDLKNQFVMPGLIDMHVHVTFERDANVSRHRWTTEYEADNALRSIKYLQRTLNAGFTSVRDLGSNYQVIFPLKRAIERNDINGPRIFAAGNTVSPTGGHADLHGYRKDISDGVGASLGICNGADDCRRATREVIKSGADVIKITATGGVLSNTAAGVNQQLTDAELSAIVDTAHHLGRKVAAHAHGTQGIKAALKAGVNSIEHGSYLDKEAIALFKKTGAYLVPTLLAGATVSEEAISNPNMPIAIADKVREVTPKMQASFKLALKNEVNIAFGTDSGVSRHGLNANEFSLLVSNGMSEAQAIKSATVSAAKLLGQDTQLGDLSVGKQADIISVNASPLKNIAELKNVQFVMKAGQVYKQ from the coding sequence ATGAAAACTACACTAATAACGACATTTACTGCAATCACTTTAGCGTTAACAACAAATATGGCATTAGCACAACAACATAAAATTATTTATGCGGGCAGTGACATGCTGGGTACAGAGCAAACGGTTAAAACTGAGCAAACACTGGTAATAGTCGATGATAAAATTTCAGCGATTAAAAGCGGCTATGTAAGTAAAAATGCATTGGGTTTACCCGATGCGCAAGTAATTGACCTTAAAAATCAATTTGTAATGCCCGGGCTAATAGACATGCACGTGCATGTTACTTTTGAGCGCGATGCCAATGTTAGCAGGCATCGCTGGACTACCGAATACGAGGCAGACAACGCGCTGCGTTCAATTAAATATTTACAGCGTACTTTAAATGCAGGTTTTACTTCAGTACGAGACTTAGGCAGTAACTATCAGGTTATTTTTCCGCTAAAGCGCGCCATTGAGCGTAATGATATTAATGGTCCACGCATTTTTGCCGCGGGCAATACAGTATCGCCTACTGGTGGGCACGCCGATTTACATGGCTATCGTAAAGATATAAGCGACGGTGTTGGTGCATCGTTAGGTATTTGTAACGGCGCAGACGACTGCCGCAGAGCAACGCGCGAAGTGATTAAAAGTGGTGCCGATGTTATAAAAATTACCGCCACCGGTGGCGTATTAAGTAATACCGCCGCAGGCGTTAATCAACAATTAACCGACGCAGAGCTTAGTGCAATTGTAGATACCGCGCATCATTTAGGGCGTAAAGTAGCCGCTCATGCACATGGTACGCAGGGTATAAAAGCCGCGCTTAAAGCGGGTGTAAACTCAATAGAGCATGGCTCGTATTTAGATAAAGAGGCTATAGCACTGTTTAAAAAAACCGGAGCCTACTTAGTACCTACTTTGCTGGCCGGTGCAACCGTGAGCGAAGAAGCTATCAGTAATCCAAACATGCCAATTGCTATTGCAGATAAAGTGCGCGAAGTAACACCTAAAATGCAGGCATCGTTTAAATTAGCGCTAAAAAATGAGGTAAATATTGCCTTTGGCACCGACTCAGGCGTATCGCGCCATGGCCTTAATGCTAACGAGTTTAGCTTACTGGTAAGTAATGGTATGAGTGAAGCGCAGGCAATTAAATCGGCAACCGTGAGCGCAGCTAAACTGCTTGGCCAAGATACCCAATTAGGCGATTTGAGTGTGGGTAAACAAGCCGACATTATTAGTGTTAACGCCTCGCCGCTAAAAAACATTGCAGAGCTTAAAAATGTGCAGTTTGTAATGAAAGCAGGGCAAGTATATAAGCAATAA
- a CDS encoding ATP-binding protein: MLIRTDPAISRLLMLRSGAIAVQLIAVLIVYFLLDHQIALMPLLLVIALEAGFQLMSLLAYRNVSQAKPLGMLMQLTADVLFLTILLSLSGGATNAFVSLLLLPIMIAAVTLSGKGLAYIAVLAIAAYSVLLIKMPEHNLHQMNMSGHFISMWINFVLSACVIALVIGAMNRALKERERTIAQVREQQLRSEQLVTLDGAAAQITHQLATPIANLQLLFEELLEDHPNNLVVQQMHTPLQQCAAQLDSFRKLSAALRLNNIQQHITTAQLQQQITDTLLLQYPDQQIKWIIKNQTCGVNTAILNSDAMLLPAILNLLQNAATANQQQGQNVLELTWQQEEHCGEYVYLLIRDFGSGFSATQLSDLGGQLMPSDHGMGLAVLLSNVTFERLNGSLTLYNHPQSGAIAKVKLATVFSEKSE; the protein is encoded by the coding sequence TTGTTAATTCGCACCGATCCGGCTATTAGCCGCCTTTTAATGTTACGCAGTGGTGCCATAGCTGTGCAGCTTATTGCTGTGCTTATAGTGTACTTTTTATTAGATCATCAAATAGCATTAATGCCCTTACTGTTAGTGATTGCCCTAGAAGCGGGATTTCAGTTAATGAGTTTGCTGGCTTATCGTAATGTAAGCCAAGCAAAGCCGCTGGGTATGCTGATGCAATTAACCGCCGACGTATTGTTTTTAACTATTTTGTTATCACTCAGTGGTGGCGCAACCAATGCGTTTGTGTCGTTATTATTGCTGCCAATAATGATTGCTGCGGTAACGCTAAGTGGCAAAGGGCTTGCTTATATCGCGGTATTAGCCATTGCGGCGTATAGTGTATTACTGATAAAAATGCCCGAACATAACCTGCACCAAATGAACATGAGCGGCCACTTTATTAGCATGTGGATTAATTTTGTTTTGAGTGCTTGTGTAATAGCGTTAGTGATTGGTGCAATGAACCGCGCCCTAAAAGAGCGTGAGCGCACTATTGCTCAAGTGCGCGAGCAACAATTGCGCAGTGAACAGTTAGTAACGCTTGATGGCGCAGCAGCGCAAATAACGCATCAGCTTGCTACACCAATTGCTAACTTACAGTTACTATTTGAAGAGCTATTAGAGGATCATCCAAATAACCTTGTCGTTCAGCAAATGCACACTCCATTACAACAATGCGCTGCACAGTTAGATAGTTTTAGAAAGCTCTCTGCTGCGCTGCGCCTTAATAACATCCAACAACACATCACAACGGCGCAGTTACAACAGCAAATTACCGATACGCTATTACTGCAATATCCCGATCAACAAATAAAGTGGATTATAAAAAACCAAACGTGTGGCGTTAATACTGCCATATTAAACAGTGATGCTATGTTGCTACCTGCTATTTTAAATTTACTCCAAAATGCAGCCACCGCTAATCAGCAGCAAGGCCAAAATGTGCTTGAGCTTACTTGGCAGCAAGAGGAGCACTGCGGCGAATATGTTTACTTGCTTATTCGCGACTTTGGGAGTGGCTTTTCAGCAACGCAACTGAGCGATTTAGGTGGACAGTTAATGCCCAGCGATCATGGTATGGGGCTGGCGGTGCTGCTTTCTAATGTAACCTTTGAGCGTTTAAATGGCTCGCTAACTTTATATAACCACCCCCAGAGTGGCGCAATTGCCAAAGTTAAATTAGCAACTGTTTTTAGCGAGAAAAGTGAATGA